From the genome of Ktedonobacterales bacterium:
GCGCTCCCAGATAAACGCCAGAGTGAAGGGTTCCTGGGCTGTGAGCGCCCACAGCCACAGCGCACACAGTACCGAGAGCAGTGTCACGGCCATATCGCCCTGTATGAGCAGGATACGGCGTTTCGCTATCGAAAACTGGATTCCCCTGGCAGGTATTGTTGGTCTCCCGCTGTGTTCTTGCGCGCCGGTTTCCAGGGGGAGATCGTCATGCTTAGGTAACATCCATACCGCTCCTTAAGCATCCTCTGATAAGGCGCCCGTCCTCACTGGGCATCTGAGGATCCTCCAAACACGGGAAGATGAGCCTGAGCCTCTTCCTGCCGCCTCTCCAGTAAAGCCAGAAGGCGCTCCTCTAATGTCACGACCAATTGATCCCGATCAAAGTGTGCTTTGACAAACTCGCGTCCCCGCTGGCCCAGGCTCCGGGCCAGCTCTGGCTGATCGCGCAGTTGAAGAATGGTGTGCGCCAGCGCGCTGGCGCTCCCCGGTTCCACATAGAGCGCCGCCCCAGCTTGCTCAGCAATAAGCTGCCGCGCCTCACCATCCACAGCCAGGGCGAGCGGGCGCGCGCAAGCCATAGCTTCGTATGCCTTGACAGGCACAGTTCCCTCGAACAGAGGCGCCTTGAGTACGGATGCCAGGCAGGCATCCGCTGCGGCAATAAACACAGGCAATCGGTCATGAGGTTGCGCGCCCCAAAAGACCACATTTGTTAGGTGTCGCCTCTCTGCCTCGGCCACCAGGGCTGCCTTGGCAGTGCCTTCCCCAAGAATGATCAGCCGAATATCTGGATAAGAACGCAAGTGTTCAGCGGCCTCAAGGAGTACCATCAGACCATGCGCCAGGGCAACGGCTCCCGCATGCAGCAGAATAAAACTGTTGGCATCCCAGCCTACCTCAGCGCGCGCCTGAGCCTGGGGAAGCGGGCGAAATTTTTCGGTATCCACGCCATTGGGTACCAAAAATACTTTCTCAGGAGGCTGGACACGCTTGAGCAGCAGTTGGTGTGTCCCTTGTGTCACCGACCAGATGGCGGCAGCCCGGCGATAGCTGGAGAGTTCAAGCCACTCTGCCAGCCGAATCAGGAAACGATTCCGCAACACGCCCAACTGAACTGCTGCCTCCGGCCAGATGTCCGCGACATTCAACACATAGGGACGCCGTTTGAAGCGCGCCAGGAGACGCCCACCAATGGCATCAAAGAGCGGTGGAGATCCCACCACAATCACATCAGGTTGCCCAACCGCTCTGGCGCCCAGGAAAGGCGCCAGGCAGCCAAAGGAGAGCTGCGAGAGGATGCGGTGGAAAAATCCCTTATGAGGAGTGATATAACTCCATACCCGCACGACGGAGACTCCATCGAGTATCTCACGACGACGGGCGCGGCCACGATATTCAGGGGGTACTTTCCCCAGGGGATAATTTGGCAGCGTCGTCAGCACTGTCACTTTATGCCCCCGCTTGACCAGCCGCACCGCAGTTTCGCTAATCCGCGTTTGAGCCGCCCCAACCTCTGGTGGGTAGTAGGGTGTAAAAAACAAGATGTTTGCCATGTGAACCTATCCTAATCGCTCTTGGGAGCGGCATCCCAGTCCCTCACAGGTTGCTAATATGGTGAACTGTTGCGTATCTCAGGCTCTCGCAACCTCAACTTTTACGACGTACTGTACTAGCCACCCGTAACTGCGTTCACTCATTTCTCCTCATGGCGCACGGGAGGCAGATCTGCGCAGCAACTTCGCTGGCGTTAAACGACAGAGGCTCCTATGACAAAGCCCACGGTGAACAGCGCCAGGAAACCAATAAAGAAGACCAAAATGGCTTCGTGCCAGCGTGGCCTACGTTCTGTCAAGCGGGCCAGCGCCACATAAAACCCAATGGCGGGCAGAAGGTACCGTGATGTCGAATAGGTGTAAGCTGGTAGGTAGGTCGTCAAAGGATCACTGAGCGGGATCAGCAACACGCCCAGACTTAACAGCGTCAGGCTGATCGGCACGCGGAAGCGCCGCAAGCCCCACGGTGTTAGCGCTGCAAGCAAGAGAGCTAATTCCACGATCACGATAGTGAGGTCGAATGCCCGGTCGAACTGATACATGGAGCCAAAGGCTAAATCGCGCATCGTCCACAAGGCCGTCAACAACGTCTGGACCGGCACGACAAAATGACGCCCAAAGCTATCTTCCGCTTGGGAAAACGCCAGCGCGTTGCCCAGGGCGAAGTAGAGGTAGGCCATGTACATTGCCAGCGCCGCTGGAATAGCCAGCAGTGACCAGCCATGACGGAGCCACTTGCGCAAATCCTTGCGACAATACCAGGCCAGCTCGACTATGAAGGGCAGCGCCAGGATGATGCCAAAGAATCGCCCCAGCATGGCAAGTCCGGCAAAGAGGCCCGCCAGCGCGAATTGCTTGCGGCGCAGGAAATAATAGCTGGCAATGAAGACGAGCAAAAACAGGCTTTCGGAATACGCAGCGAACGTGAAGAGCGCCTTGGGAAAGACCATCAAATAAAGCAGGGAACGCTGCGCCGTCGCAGTACCGAATTCCCGGCGCAGCAGCGCGTAAAAAAACCAGGCTGCACCGAAAAACGCGGCATTGGACACCAGCATACCAGCCAGCAGATAAGCATATTTCCCATTAATGAGGCTGAGCGGCTCCGCGACGATCCTGGTGGCAAGGGGCATAAGTGGAAAAAAGGCGCTGCTGATGCCGGGCCTATAGGTTGCGTAGCCCTCGCTGGCAAGGCCAAGATAAAACTTGACATCCCGCTGATCCCACGCCAGGACCAAAGAGGCCACACGGATTCCAGCCCAATTTCGCCCAACATGGTCTGGAGAAAGCAAGGCAAGGGCACCATACGTCAGCGCGATAAAGAACGCGCGGCTCACCACAAACAGCTTCAAAGGATAGGCATTGGGCGAGACAAACCAGCCCACTAACCGCTGCCTGAGCGAAAGCACCTGCTCCCGTTCTTTCACTGCGGGCAAGATATTCGTTGGCATGCCAGAAGCAGTACTATATTGTTCACTAGGCATGGCAATTTGTCCCCTCCGCTTTATGAGCTTACCGCCAGATTCACTCAATGCCACCGTAGTTGGGAAAACTGGCGATGTGTTGGTACAGCGTAATCAGACGCCCACTCTCAACCTCCCAGTGTAGATCTGTTTCACTCGCCCGCAGCGCATTGGTGCGCATCTCCTCCAGAGCTTGAGAATCCGCCAGCAAATCATTGATCGCCTTTCCAATTGCTTCTGGTTCCAACGAGGACACCATGCGCCCGACTTCATAGCGTTGAACAATATCCACAATGGCTTCCAGCGGCGACGTGAGGACAGGCAATCCCACCATCAAATACTCAAAGAGCTTATTCGGCAGGCACAATTGAATACTGACCGAATAGCTCGGTAAAAAAAGGGTAAGACCGATGTCAGCCGAGGCGGCCCACTCCAGCAGTTCTTCATAAGGCACAGCAGGTACGATTTTTACCTGATCGCCCACACCCGTTTCAATGATCAATCTTTCTAATTGAGCTTGTATCGGCCCCTTGCCCATCAAGACGATGACATTGCCGGGAGCCAGGAAACGCGCTGCATAGATCAGCCTATCAAGCGAGCGATTATTCTGGAGACCACCGTGATAGAGGGCGATACGGCTCTCCGCGTCCAGCTTGAGCAGGCGACGCAGCCGATCACTCGTAACCGGGGGCTGGTATACAGGGAGATTGCGAACTACTGTAGCGGTTGGTCCGCCATAACGTCGTTGTAGTTCAGCCACAATAGGAGGTGAGACGGTAAGCACACCGTCACACCGGGGCATCATGCCTCGCAACAGAGCGGCAGTCAGCCAACGGAGAACAGGGCGCCTGGTAATTGAAGGGTCTGTCACTGGTAGTTCGTGGGCATCGTAGACCAGATGTTTGCGCCGGAGAACGGCAGCCAGATAGCAAGCGGGC
Proteins encoded in this window:
- a CDS encoding glycosyltransferase family 4 protein encodes the protein MANILFFTPYYPPEVGAAQTRISETAVRLVKRGHKVTVLTTLPNYPLGKVPPEYRGRARRREILDGVSVVRVWSYITPHKGFFHRILSQLSFGCLAPFLGARAVGQPDVIVVGSPPLFDAIGGRLLARFKRRPYVLNVADIWPEAAVQLGVLRNRFLIRLAEWLELSSYRRAAAIWSVTQGTHQLLLKRVQPPEKVFLVPNGVDTEKFRPLPQAQARAEVGWDANSFILLHAGAVALAHGLMVLLEAAEHLRSYPDIRLIILGEGTAKAALVAEAERRHLTNVVFWGAQPHDRLPVFIAAADACLASVLKAPLFEGTVPVKAYEAMACARPLALAVDGEARQLIAEQAGAALYVEPGSASALAHTILQLRDQPELARSLGQRGREFVKAHFDRDQLVVTLEERLLALLERRQEEAQAHLPVFGGSSDAQ
- a CDS encoding glycosyltransferase family 4 protein, which translates into the protein MHLLGKGDTDVRVMREAISLVEAGLAVTVVDTENDRARPREETAQGVRIKHARTPTWPHLGPFKLWLLPKASQMLGSLFTVLRTPADVYHAHDITALPACYLAAVLRRKHLVYDAHELPVTDPSITRRPVLRWLTAALLRGMMPRCDGVLTVSPPIVAELQRRYGGPTATVVRNLPVYQPPVTSDRLRRLLKLDAESRIALYHGGLQNNRSLDRLIYAARFLAPGNVIVLMGKGPIQAQLERLIIETGVGDQVKIVPAVPYEELLEWAASADIGLTLFLPSYSVSIQLCLPNKLFEYLMVGLPVLTSPLEAIVDIVQRYEVGRMVSSLEPEAIGKAINDLLADSQALEEMRTNALRASETDLHWEVESGRLITLYQHIASFPNYGGIE
- a CDS encoding glycosyltransferase family 39 protein; this encodes MPSEQYSTASGMPTNILPAVKEREQVLSLRQRLVGWFVSPNAYPLKLFVVSRAFFIALTYGALALLSPDHVGRNWAGIRVASLVLAWDQRDVKFYLGLASEGYATYRPGISSAFFPLMPLATRIVAEPLSLINGKYAYLLAGMLVSNAAFFGAAWFFYALLRREFGTATAQRSLLYLMVFPKALFTFAAYSESLFLLVFIASYYFLRRKQFALAGLFAGLAMLGRFFGIILALPFIVELAWYCRKDLRKWLRHGWSLLAIPAALAMYMAYLYFALGNALAFSQAEDSFGRHFVVPVQTLLTALWTMRDLAFGSMYQFDRAFDLTIVIVELALLLAALTPWGLRRFRVPISLTLLSLGVLLIPLSDPLTTYLPAYTYSTSRYLLPAIGFYVALARLTERRPRWHEAILVFFIGFLALFTVGFVIGASVV